From Molothrus ater isolate BHLD 08-10-18 breed brown headed cowbird chromosome 8, BPBGC_Mater_1.1, whole genome shotgun sequence, a single genomic window includes:
- the C8H10orf95 gene encoding uncharacterized protein C10orf95 homolog: MYQSSFVPREYYPAMIPPSAYTYPPLRPGRAEDTSRSVMFPPIIHMHNFYSRPITFVVDRNRYPDYAGGQVEYHHLYSASSPYIHPYHSWHFPPMVPIPIYSPYANYHPYAACQRSDQYRDTWPEGFTMRGELQWGKLGKVFGPRKDLPEFVKDDLRRVYGTYPRTNVSISYRKGEFLVKGDPKTEDQEYAVEKKVIQQAVTPSASEADDSSEDRNRKKKKKLRP, encoded by the coding sequence ATGTACCAGTCCAGCTTTGTGCCACGGGAATATTACCCAGCCATGATCCCACCTTCTGCTTATACCTACCCACCACTGCGgcctgggagagcagaagaCACATCCAGATCTGTGATGTTCCCTCCCATCATCCACATGCACAACTTCTACAGTCGACCCATCACTTTTGTGGTGGACAGGAACAGATACCCTGACTATGCAGGAGGTCAGGTGGAGTATCATCATCTCTATAGTGCCTCCAGTCCCTATATCCATCCATACCACAGCTGGCACTTCCCTCCTATGGTCCCTATTCCTATCTACAGCCCCTATGCGAACTACCATCCCTATGCTGCCTGCCAGAGGTCAGATCAGTATCGAGATACGTGGCCAGAAGGCTTCACAATGAGAGGGGAGCTTCAATGGGGGAAGCTTGGAAAGGTGTTTGGGCCAAGGAAAGACCTCCCAGAATTTGTGAAGGATGATCTCCGGAGGGTTTATGGCACCTACCCCCGGACCAATGTTTCCATATCCTATCGGAAAGGGGAGTTCTTGGTTAAGGGAGACCCCAAGACAGAAGACCAGGAATATGCAGTGGAGAAGAAGGTGATCCAGCAGGCTGTGACCCCCAGTGCCAGTGAGGCAGATGACAGCAGTGAGGACCGGAACcgtaagaagaaaaagaaactgagacCTTGA
- the MFSD13A gene encoding transmembrane protein 180, protein MGLRLLACLFHLPTAVIYGSLSLFVSILHNVFLLYYVDTFVSVYKIDKLSFWIGETVFLIWNSLNDPLFGWLSDRVFLSTQQAGAEISSPEVVLKRLRALSHNGPLFAISFLSFWVSWAHPGLQFLLCLCMYDSFLTMVDLHHNALLADLAVSAKDRTSLNFYCSLFSAIGSLSVFMSYAVWNKEDFFSFRIFCVLLALCSIVGFTLSTQLLRQRFQADGKAKWDQESTLKELYIEKLSVPQEKRITLAEYLQQLSRHRNFLWFVCVNLVQVFHCHFNSNFFPLFLEHLLSDQISVSTGSFLLGVSYIAPHLNNLYFLSLCRRYGVYAVVRGLFFLKLALSVVMFLAGPDQVYLLCIFIASNRVFTEGTCKLLNLVVTDLVDEDLVLNRRKQAASALLFGMVALVTKPGQTFAPLIGTWLLCEYTGYDIFQRNPLNNVVSAQPKLESAAALEPTLRQGCFYLLVFVPIACALLQLLSWSQFSLRGKRLQVVKAQRQNLTQGQAPEVKTI, encoded by the exons ATGGGGCTGCGACTGCTGGCTTGTCTTTTCCATTTGCCCACTGCAGTGATCTATGGGTCTCTGTCGctctttgtttccattttgcaCAACGTGTTCCTCCTGTACTACGTGGACACCTTTGTCTCTGTTTACAAGATTGATAAACTGTCCTTTTGGATAGGAGAG ACAGTGTTTCTGATCTGGAACAGCCTCAATGACCCTCTGTTTGGCTGGCTGAGTGACCGAGTATTCCTTAGCACACAGCA ggcaggagcagagatttcGTCCCCTGAAGTAGTTCTGAAGAGGCTCAGAGCACTAAGCCACAATGGCCCCCTCTTtgccatttctttcctttctttctgggTTTCCTGGGCTCATCCTGGTTTGCAGTTCCTCCTTTGCCTTTGCATGTACGACAGCTTTCTCACCATGGTTGACCTCCATCACAACGCCTTGCTTGCAGACCTGGCTGTTTCAGCAAAAGACAGGACGAGCCTCAACTTCTACTGCTCCCTCTTCAGTGCCATAGGCTCCCTGTCTGTCTTCATGTCCTATGCAGTGTGGAACAAGGAGGACTTCTTTTCCTTTCGCATATTTTGCGTCCTGCTGGCCCTCTGCTCCATTGTTGGTTTCACCCTGTCCACACAGCTGCTCCGCCAGCGGTTTCAGGCTGATGGGAAAGCGAAATGGGACCAGGAATCAACCCTGAAAGA GCTGTACATTGAGAAACTCTCCGTCCCCCAGGAGAAGAGGATCACCCTGGCAGAGtatctccagcagctctcccgGCATCGTAACTTCCTCTGGTTTGTCTGCGTGAATCTCGTCCAG GTTTTTCACTGCCATTTTAACAGCAACTTCTTCCCTCTGTTCCTGGAGCACCTGCTGTCAGACCAGATCTCTGTCTCTACTGGATCCTTCCTGCTTG GTGTTTCCTACATTGCCCCCCATCTCAACAACCTCTACTTCCTGTCGCTCTGCCGCCGCTATGGGGTTTACGCTGTGGTGCGAGGACTCTTCTTCCTGAAGCTGGCTCTGAGTGTTGTCATGTTCCTGGCAGGACCTGATCAGGTGTATCTGCTCTGCATCTTCATTGCCAG CAACCGCGTGTTCACAGAAGGGACCTGTAAGTTACTCAACCTGGTGGTCACTGATTTGGTGGACGAGGATCTAGTCCTGAACCGTAGGAAGCaggcagcctcagccctgctctttGGGATGGTGGCTCTGGTCACCAAACCGGGCCAGACTTTTGCCCCTCTGATTGGCacctggctgctctgtgagTACACAG GCTATGACATCTTCCAGCGCAACCCCCTGAACAATGTGGTGAGTGCCCAGCCGAAGCTGGagtctgctgcagccttggaGCCAACTCTTCGCCAGGGCTGCTTTTACCTCCTGGTCTTTGTGCCCATTGCGTGcgccctgctgcagctcctcagctggtCACAGTTCAGCCTGCGTGGGAAGCGGCTGCAGGTGGTGAAGGCTCAGCGGCAGAACCTGACACAAGGCCAAGCACCAGAGGTCAAAACAATCTAA
- the ACTR1A gene encoding alpha-centractin: MESYDVIANQPVVIDNGSGVIKAGFAGDQIPKYCFPNYVGRPKHVRVMAGALEGDIFIGPKAEEHRGLLAIRYPMEHGIVKDWNDMERIWQYVYSKDQLQTFSEEHPVLLTEAPLNPRKNRERAAEVFFETFNVPALFISMQAVLSLYATGRTTGVVLDSGDGVTHAVPIYEGFAMPHSIMRIDIAGRDVSRFLRLYLRKEGYDFHTTSEFEIVKTIKERACYLSINPQKDETLETEKAQYYLPDGSTIEIGPARFRAPELLFRPDLIGEECEGLHEVLVFAIQKSDMDLRRTLFSNIVLSGGSTLFKGFGDRLLSEVKKLAPKDVKIRISAPQERLYSTWIGGSILASLDTFKKMWVSKKEYEEDGARAIHRKTF, translated from the exons GGCTCGGGTGTGATTAAAGCAGGTTTTGCGGGCGATCAAATACCAAAATACTGCTTTCCTAACTA TGTGGGCAGACCAAAGCACGTTCGTGTTATGGCTGGTGCTTTAGAAGGGGACATTTTCATTGGTCCAAAGGCAGAG GAGCACAGAGGTCTTCTTGCGATCCGATACCCGATGGAGCATGGCATAGTGAAGGACTGGAATGACATGGAGCGCATCTGGCAGTACGTGTATTCTAAAGACCAGCTCCAGACTTTCTCAGAAGAG catcctgtgctgctgacagaagCACCCCTAAACCCGCGCAAGAACAGAGAGCGTGCTGCTGAGGTGTTTTTTGAGACCTTCAATGTGCCAGCACTATTCATCTCCATGCAAGCTGTGCTTAGCCT CTACGCGACCGGCAGGACCACGGGAGTGGTGCTGGACTCTGGGGATGGCGTCACCCACGCAGTTCCCATCTATGAAGGCTTTGCCATGCCTCACTCCATCATGCGGATTGACATCGCTGGCCGGGATGTCTCCCGCTTCCTGCGCCTCTATCTCCGGAAGGAAGGCTATGACTTCCACACAACCTCTGAGTTTGAGATTGTCAAGACCATCAAGGAG CGTGCCTGCTACCTGTCAATAAACCCCCAGAAGGATGAGACTCTGGAGACTGAGAAGGCTCAGTACTACCTGCCAGATGGAAGCACTATTGAG ATTGGCCCTGCCCGCTTCCgagccccagagctcctgttCCGGCCGGACCTGATAGGGGAGGAATGTGAAGGACTTCACGAAGTGCTCGTTTTTGCCATTCAGAAGTCAGACATGGATCTGAGGCGAACGCTGTTTTCCAACATTGTGCTGTCTGGAGGCTCCACACTTTTCAAAG GCTTTGGTGACAGGCTGTTGAGCGAAGTGAAGAAACTGGCTCCGAAGGATGTCAAAATAAGG ATATCGGCTCCTCAGGAGAGATTGTATTCCACGTGGATTGG TGGCTCTATCCTGGCCTCTCTGGACACCTTTAAGAAAATGTGGGTTTCGAAAAAGGAATATGAAGAAGATGGAGCTCGTGCCATCCACCGAAAAACCTTCTAG